Proteins from a genomic interval of Enterococcus faecium:
- a CDS encoding PTS cellobiose transporter subunit IIA, whose amino-acid sequence MAEKINSETLQVTSFDIIFHSGNARTLIHEAFRSMRKEMFEEVEEKLRQANEEILHAHQSQTQLLKEYASGTKIEMEIIMVHAQDHLMTTMTLLEVAQEMNYLYQKNK is encoded by the coding sequence ATGGCTGAAAAAATAAACAGTGAAACACTACAAGTGACTTCTTTTGATATCATTTTCCATAGCGGAAATGCACGGACACTGATACATGAAGCATTTCGCTCGATGCGTAAAGAGATGTTTGAAGAAGTAGAAGAGAAGTTGCGACAAGCAAATGAAGAGATTCTTCATGCGCATCAGTCACAAACTCAACTTCTGAAAGAATATGCCAGCGGGACAAAAATAGAAATGGAAATTATCATGGTCCATGCACAAGATCATCTGATGACGACGATGACATTATTGGAAGTTGCACAGGAAATGAATTATTTGTATCAAAAAAATAAATAG
- a CDS encoding BglG family transcription antiterminator, with amino-acid sequence MKQKEKLLLRYLIDHKKEYVTSQRLASELLLSDRTIRNYLQRIKELVEKNGGKIIAKPGYGYQLHILQRLTFDLFLSRQEIVPGYAREPQGFYESEDRQKYILNQLLLEDAILFMDDLAEELYISRSSLTKDMQEIKERLIPYSLKIVSKHGQGTWIEGEERNRRHFIMDTFFGNHYGNSLKEYLGQSRFFPDISFEELVIIILDETREAKLKVSDFIIQNLTLHLALGIKRLREGFEIKELGIEQEVSKRVEYQVAQRIVQRIEVIAGVSFPEEEIAYLTLHLMAKSNHKENQNDQELSKELAKVLKRLSQEFHFSLVEDLQLFNGLLDHLSPMMIRLSRGIRIENPLTEEIKKENPKVFDAVKRHFSNMPALKNYTINEDEWAYLALHLMAALEKERAAHKLHALIICATGYGSAQLLKNRVVSEFGKNITVVSVKGYYEINETTLKGIDLIISSIDLSTMFFKIPVLHVSIFLNEDDVRKIRKVVGESIPYHSSDRPIPAFSLQQKKQIYTEQLSEKFFKTYTYEPKKEEILHDLLQKLSINEEEGYIREMRKQIQQRENMGQIIFSDTVAVPHPAVPVGIETKVAVALIPSGMQWDQYQEIHFVFLVSPSYVENEGITVVTKAIIRLVDQLKVQQEILAEPIFENFSSKFIKLIE; translated from the coding sequence ATGAAACAGAAGGAAAAATTGCTGTTGAGATATTTGATTGATCACAAGAAGGAGTATGTCACCAGTCAACGTTTAGCTTCTGAATTGTTATTATCTGATCGGACAATCCGTAATTACTTGCAGCGGATCAAAGAGTTAGTAGAAAAAAACGGAGGTAAGATCATTGCTAAACCAGGTTATGGCTACCAACTGCATATTTTACAAAGACTGACATTTGACTTGTTTTTGAGTCGGCAAGAAATAGTACCTGGATATGCTAGAGAACCGCAAGGATTTTATGAGTCCGAAGATCGACAAAAGTATATATTGAACCAATTGCTTTTGGAAGATGCCATTCTTTTTATGGATGATTTGGCAGAAGAGCTTTATATCAGTCGTTCCAGTTTGACAAAGGACATGCAAGAAATCAAGGAGCGATTGATTCCATATTCACTAAAAATCGTTTCTAAGCATGGTCAAGGGACATGGATCGAAGGGGAAGAAAGAAATCGACGGCATTTTATCATGGATACTTTTTTTGGAAACCATTATGGAAATTCATTGAAAGAATATTTAGGGCAAAGCCGTTTTTTCCCAGACATCAGTTTTGAAGAGCTAGTCATTATCATTCTCGATGAAACAAGAGAAGCTAAGTTAAAAGTTTCGGATTTTATCATACAGAATCTGACTTTACACTTGGCTTTGGGGATCAAACGGCTCCGAGAAGGGTTTGAAATCAAGGAATTAGGCATCGAACAAGAAGTTTCTAAGCGAGTAGAGTATCAAGTGGCGCAGCGGATCGTTCAACGTATTGAGGTAATCGCAGGTGTATCGTTTCCCGAAGAAGAAATTGCTTATTTGACATTACATCTCATGGCTAAGTCGAATCACAAAGAAAATCAAAATGATCAGGAACTATCAAAGGAATTAGCGAAAGTTCTGAAAAGATTGTCTCAGGAATTTCATTTTTCATTAGTAGAGGATCTCCAGCTTTTCAATGGACTACTCGATCATTTGTCACCGATGATGATTCGATTGAGCCGAGGTATTCGCATTGAGAACCCATTGACTGAGGAGATAAAGAAAGAAAATCCCAAAGTCTTTGACGCAGTAAAAAGGCATTTCAGCAACATGCCGGCTTTGAAAAACTATACCATCAATGAAGATGAATGGGCCTATTTGGCTTTGCATCTCATGGCGGCATTGGAAAAAGAAAGAGCTGCGCATAAACTACATGCATTGATTATCTGTGCAACGGGTTACGGCAGTGCCCAACTATTAAAGAATCGCGTAGTCAGTGAATTCGGTAAAAATATTACAGTGGTAAGTGTAAAAGGCTATTATGAGATCAATGAAACAACTTTAAAAGGAATCGACCTGATTATTTCTTCTATTGATCTTTCGACAATGTTTTTCAAAATTCCAGTTTTACATGTCAGTATTTTTTTGAATGAAGATGATGTTCGTAAAATACGAAAGGTAGTTGGAGAATCTATACCCTATCATTCCTCAGATAGACCGATACCAGCATTTTCTCTACAGCAAAAAAAGCAGATTTACACCGAACAGTTGTCTGAAAAATTTTTCAAGACTTATACGTACGAACCGAAAAAGGAAGAAATTCTTCATGATTTGCTGCAAAAGCTGAGCATAAATGAAGAAGAAGGATATATAAGAGAAATGCGAAAGCAGATCCAGCAACGTGAAAATATGGGACAAATCATATTCAGTGATACAGTGGCAGTCCCACATCCCGCTGTTCCAGTTGGAATCGAAACAAAGGTAGCCGTTGCATTGATTCCTTCTGGGATGCAGTGGGATCAATATCAAGAAATTCATTTTGTTTTTTTAGTTTCGCCTTCTTATGTCGAAAATGAAGGAATTACGGTCGTGACTAAAGCAATCATTAGGTTAGTTGACCAGCTAAAAGTACAGCAGGAAATCTTAGCTGAACCTATTTTTGAGAATTTCAGCAGTAAATTTATCAAACTGATCGAATAA
- a CDS encoding PTS cellobiose transporter subunit IIB encodes MKKALIICAAGMSSSMMASKTTDFFKQKREEVLVDAVSATEGDNMIKNSDFDLFLISPQTTMFLDKFKKLGESVGKPVVSIPFQAYVPIPTGIQKLAEVIEENI; translated from the coding sequence ATGAAAAAAGCATTGATTATTTGTGCGGCAGGAATGTCATCCTCGATGATGGCCTCAAAGACAACGGATTTCTTTAAGCAAAAAAGAGAAGAGGTACTCGTAGATGCAGTTTCAGCTACAGAAGGCGATAATATGATTAAGAATAGTGATTTTGATTTATTTCTGATCAGCCCGCAAACGACGATGTTTTTGGATAAATTCAAAAAATTAGGAGAATCTGTTGGAAAGCCTGTTGTTAGTATCCCTTTCCAAGCGTATGTCCCAATCCCTACAGGCATCCAGAAGTTAGCAGAGGTGATCGAAGAGAACATATGA
- a CDS encoding antibiotic biosynthesis monooxygenase family protein, whose protein sequence is MSITVNILYTSTNGQARKFAEEMVERNIVKAIRAEEGNEKYDYYFPLEDPESLLLIDRWKDEEAIEKHHKSEMMAQINELRKKYKLKMKVERFTDLP, encoded by the coding sequence GTGAGTATCACAGTGAATATTTTGTATACAAGTACAAATGGACAAGCCAGAAAATTTGCAGAAGAAATGGTCGAAAGAAACATTGTCAAAGCGATTCGTGCAGAAGAAGGAAACGAGAAATATGACTATTACTTTCCACTAGAAGATCCAGAATCTCTTTTACTGATCGACCGTTGGAAAGATGAAGAAGCAATCGAAAAGCATCACAAATCCGAAATGATGGCTCAAATAAACGAACTCCGTAAAAAGTATAAATTAAAAATGAAAGTCGAACGTTTCACTGATTTACCGTAA
- a CDS encoding FUSC family protein, whose product MTVKNKSKKKGRQQVDFYQSLQLDPFILKQKIREAASKKEKCMYICSLFLRSLFIVLFAICFIIIITTLFESKHKPYAVVLFCMLMSIRFVDFGYKISHSIIGLAIVMFSLLVAPYVQLIKWSVMGMLIHFILLSSILMATASDPKMGNASLYGFSYLFIVYSLPKDSLNKNFFTQTSSLLFLFFCWFSVLLYRKHREKNKDKSLFKEIFLKGMYSQEKIWMLIYAFGISLLIVAGEYVPFQRLMWAGFAFSSIVSSYGLMSIGFKERAVDRIIGSLIGCVLFIGISQFIPFNWVGILGGLALGVCSTYRYKTVFNSFGALAITASLFGVPGAVTIRIFENILGVCLGIMYIGVTEILIRKIREKHGLNH is encoded by the coding sequence ATGACTGTAAAAAATAAAAGTAAAAAGAAAGGACGACAACAGGTGGATTTTTATCAGTCTCTACAACTAGATCCGTTTATTTTAAAACAAAAAATACGAGAAGCAGCTTCTAAAAAAGAAAAGTGCATGTATATTTGTTCATTGTTTTTACGATCATTATTCATCGTATTGTTTGCCATTTGTTTTATCATTATAATTACAACATTATTTGAATCGAAGCATAAACCATACGCTGTGGTTTTATTCTGTATGTTGATGAGTATTCGTTTTGTTGACTTTGGTTATAAGATTTCCCATTCGATCATAGGTTTAGCAATCGTCATGTTCTCACTATTAGTAGCACCGTATGTCCAGCTGATCAAATGGTCAGTTATGGGCATGTTGATTCATTTTATTTTACTAAGCAGCATATTAATGGCAACCGCTAGTGATCCCAAAATGGGGAATGCTTCTTTGTACGGCTTTTCATATCTCTTTATTGTTTATTCGTTACCTAAAGATTCGTTGAACAAGAATTTCTTTACACAAACAAGTAGCTTATTATTTTTGTTTTTTTGTTGGTTTTCAGTTCTCCTTTACAGAAAACATCGAGAAAAGAACAAAGACAAAAGCTTGTTTAAAGAGATTTTTTTGAAAGGCATGTATTCGCAGGAAAAAATTTGGATGCTCATCTATGCATTTGGCATTAGTCTTTTGATCGTTGCAGGAGAGTATGTCCCTTTTCAGCGATTGATGTGGGCAGGGTTTGCATTTTCTTCTATTGTATCTAGCTATGGATTGATGTCGATTGGTTTCAAAGAACGAGCAGTAGACCGAATCATTGGCTCATTGATTGGATGTGTTTTATTTATTGGTATCAGCCAATTTATTCCTTTTAACTGGGTCGGTATATTAGGTGGTCTAGCTTTAGGTGTTTGTTCTACCTATAGATATAAAACAGTTTTTAATTCTTTTGGTGCTTTGGCAATCACTGCCAGTTTATTCGGGGTTCCAGGAGCAGTAACGATCCGCATTTTTGAGAATATCCTTGGGGTATGTTTAGGAATCATGTATATTGGGGTGACTGAAATACTTATCCGAAAAATAAGAGAAAAACACGGTTTGAATCATTAG
- a CDS encoding MSCRAMM family protein gives MRNKFHKLLSMFLVMLIVINQFGNITVLAESLAEQPERSLTIEVDQEEAALGEQFQLRVRGTPDLLNALVIDKSEDLIEGEVKQLNDYERLITYSSQHSGKYELTARSGDIQSNTVSIEISVPEESTSESFNVPEESTSESFNIPEESLSESFNEARSSEPSITQESQIERQEELLNYDIGISAERPTLPSRHTQTLKGYIQGGAGDILEEYGEMVVRVPRASIGLIEFIRVEVADDSPLKPLAFYQEGTDVVFPFTFDYEGLNEAAQSYTFSITFEVAFFQSGGTEPNNDFQVSLTYAERAANTEFSITPIPSSRPIFSKLYYGSREIDSQGNLGNLLIDGQDVTNSNKFILQVNYEGSRKDGVVVTDVLPQGTTLAPNPTTWSSTGNREPISGGVRIAEVTNPGEANVRTHYVSEEFVDKVSFNKETNTLVVDFGNLAEGQSYFIEYALEVTDVDLFNEGRQEDGFSRNRASMTYNNQVMSRDYRLRIPESNLPAISLRKSVDKNVINLNENELTYTLHVSMFSGTSNTLVIEDVLEEGMEFVSFLSDIPSFIDAEVNNGIVRFSANNTIGGPTSFTLSFKVNVEAYAVGDQILNFATLVNSDNRLNTSTVRTRKIDGRIKVIKTDENGQRLAGAKFEILSSDSQVIQEGITAENGEFLSEPLPVGSYQVRETEAPEGYLLDATVHDVFINEYSIEEVTLTIENILDTGGVELIKHAEGSGEVLQGAVFELQNREGETLQTGLTTGEDGKLAIDGLAPGAYQLVETQAPIGYELDATPIEFEIERSQTAVVELTKENRLTPGGVVLTKIDDQSGEILQGAVFELQNREGETLQTGLTTGEDGKLAIDGLAPGTYQLVETQAPIGYELDATPIEFEIERSQTAVVELTKENRLTPGGVVLTKIDDQSGEILQGAVFELQNREGETLQTGLTTGEDGKLAIDGLAPGAYQLVETQAPIGYELDATPIEFEIERSQTAVVELTKENRLTPGGVVLTKIDDQSGEILQELFLSYRTEKEKRYKPV, from the coding sequence GTGAGGAACAAATTTCATAAACTGTTAAGTATGTTTCTAGTTATGCTTATTGTGATCAATCAATTTGGGAACATAACGGTTCTAGCTGAGTCTTTAGCAGAACAGCCAGAGCGTTCGCTGACGATCGAAGTTGATCAAGAGGAGGCTGCTTTGGGTGAGCAGTTCCAGTTGCGAGTCAGAGGAACACCAGACCTGCTAAATGCATTGGTCATTGATAAGAGTGAGGATTTGATTGAAGGGGAAGTGAAGCAACTCAATGATTACGAACGTCTGATTACTTATTCTTCCCAGCATTCAGGTAAATACGAATTGACCGCAAGAAGCGGTGATATTCAATCAAATACGGTCTCAATAGAAATCAGTGTACCAGAAGAAAGCACAAGTGAGTCTTTTAATGTACCAGAAGAAAGTACAAGTGAATCTTTTAATATACCAGAAGAAAGCTTAAGTGAATCTTTTAATGAAGCCAGATCATCTGAGCCATCTATAACGCAGGAATCTCAGATTGAAAGACAAGAGGAGCTCTTGAATTATGACATCGGCATCTCTGCTGAGCGCCCCACTTTGCCGAGCAGGCATACACAAACGTTAAAGGGATACATTCAAGGAGGCGCTGGCGATATTCTTGAAGAATATGGGGAGATGGTCGTACGAGTTCCTAGAGCATCGATTGGCTTAATTGAGTTCATTAGAGTGGAGGTCGCTGATGATTCACCTTTAAAGCCACTGGCATTTTACCAAGAAGGCACAGACGTTGTTTTTCCATTTACCTTTGATTATGAAGGATTAAATGAAGCCGCTCAGTCGTATACATTCAGTATCACGTTTGAAGTTGCTTTCTTTCAATCAGGCGGTACTGAGCCAAATAATGACTTTCAAGTGAGTCTTACTTATGCTGAGCGAGCAGCAAACACGGAATTTTCAATTACGCCTATTCCTTCATCAAGACCCATTTTTTCGAAATTATACTATGGCTCTAGAGAAATCGACAGCCAAGGAAATCTTGGGAATCTGCTGATTGACGGGCAAGACGTGACCAACAGTAATAAATTTATTTTGCAGGTAAATTATGAAGGATCACGAAAAGACGGTGTAGTGGTTACCGATGTACTACCGCAAGGAACAACTTTGGCACCGAATCCGACTACATGGAGTTCCACTGGAAATAGAGAACCTATTTCAGGTGGGGTTCGGATCGCAGAAGTAACGAATCCAGGTGAAGCAAACGTTAGAACTCATTATGTTTCCGAGGAATTTGTGGACAAAGTATCTTTTAATAAGGAAACGAATACACTTGTTGTGGACTTTGGTAATCTAGCAGAGGGTCAATCGTATTTTATTGAATATGCTCTTGAAGTGACCGATGTCGACTTGTTCAATGAAGGAAGACAAGAGGATGGGTTTTCTCGGAATCGAGCGAGTATGACCTACAATAATCAGGTAATGAGCCGAGACTACCGCTTGAGAATCCCTGAAAGTAATCTTCCGGCAATCTCTTTAAGAAAAAGTGTGGACAAAAATGTTATCAATCTCAATGAAAATGAACTAACGTATACTCTGCATGTCTCGATGTTTTCTGGAACAAGCAATACGCTTGTTATTGAAGATGTTTTGGAAGAAGGCATGGAATTTGTGTCATTTCTATCAGATATTCCCTCTTTCATTGATGCCGAAGTCAATAATGGAATAGTTCGTTTCAGTGCGAATAATACGATTGGTGGTCCGACAAGTTTTACCCTCTCTTTTAAGGTCAATGTAGAGGCGTATGCGGTCGGCGATCAAATTTTAAACTTTGCAACGCTTGTGAATAGTGACAATCGATTGAATACGAGTACTGTAAGAACAAGGAAAATCGATGGGCGTATTAAAGTAATTAAAACTGATGAGAATGGCCAAAGGCTGGCAGGAGCAAAATTTGAAATTTTATCAAGCGATTCACAAGTGATACAAGAAGGTATAACGGCAGAAAACGGAGAATTTTTAAGTGAACCGCTTCCTGTAGGTAGCTATCAAGTCCGAGAAACAGAAGCACCGGAAGGGTATCTTTTAGATGCGACGGTACATGATGTTTTTATAAATGAATACTCCATAGAAGAAGTGACGTTAACCATTGAAAACATCCTTGATACGGGTGGTGTTGAACTAATTAAACATGCTGAAGGCAGTGGTGAAGTCCTTCAAGGAGCTGTTTTTGAGTTACAGAACCGAGAAGGAGAAACGCTACAAACCGGTTTAACTACAGGAGAAGATGGAAAACTGGCAATTGACGGTTTAGCACCAGGAGCATATCAGCTGGTAGAAACTCAAGCGCCAATAGGGTATGAATTAGATGCGACACCAATCGAGTTTGAGATCGAAAGAAGTCAGACAGCGGTGGTAGAATTGACGAAAGAAAACCGACTTACACCAGGCGGTGTCGTGTTGACAAAGATCGATGACCAAAGCGGGGAAATCCTGCAAGGAGCTGTTTTTGAGTTACAGAACCGAGAAGGAGAAACGCTACAAACCGGTCTAACTACAGGAGAAGATGGAAAACTGGCAATTGACGGTTTAGCACCAGGAACATATCAGCTGGTAGAAACCCAAGCGCCAATAGGGTATGAATTAGATGCGACACCAATCGAGTTTGAGATCGAAAGAAGTCAGACAGCGGTGGTAGAATTGACGAAAGAAAACCGACTTACACCAGGCGGTGTCGTGTTGACAAAGATCGATGACCAAAGCGGGGAAATCCTGCAAGGAGCTGTTTTTGAGTTACAGAACCGAGAAGGAGAAACGCTACAAACCGGTCTAACTACAGGAGAAGATGGAAAACTGGCAATTGACGGTTTAGCACCAGGAGCATATCAGCTGGTAGAAACTCAAGCGCCAATAGGGTATGAATTAGATGCGACACCAATCGAGTTTGAGATCGAAAGAAGTCAGACAGCGGTGGTAGAATTAACGAAAGAAAACCGACTTACACCAGGCGGTGTCGTGTTGACAAAGATCGATGACCAAAGCGGGGAAATCCTGCAGGAGCTGTTTTTGAGTTACAGAACCGAGAAGGAGAAACGCTACAAACCGGTCTAA